The Mycolicibacterium cosmeticum sequence AAGGAGATAGACACGTGATCGACGAAACGCTCTTCGATGCCGAAGAGAAGATGGAGAAGGCGGTGGCGGTGGCGCGGGACGACCTGGCGTCGATCCGCACCGGACGCGCCAACCCCGGCATGTTCTCCCGGCTGAACATCGACTACTACGGTTCGCCGACCCCGATCACCCAGCTCTCCAGCATCAACGTGCCCGAGGCCAGGCTCGTGGTGATCAAGCCCTACGAGGCCAACCAACTGCGCAATATCGAGGACGCCATCCGCAACTCGGATCTGGGCGTCAACCCGTCCAACGACGGCAACGTCATCCGCATCTCCGTCCCGCAGCTGACCGAGGAGCGGCGCCGCGAACT is a genomic window containing:
- the frr gene encoding ribosome recycling factor — its product is MIDETLFDAEEKMEKAVAVARDDLASIRTGRANPGMFSRLNIDYYGSPTPITQLSSINVPEARLVVIKPYEANQLRNIEDAIRNSDLGVNPSNDGNVIRISVPQLTEERRRELVKQAKSKGEDAKVSVRNIRRKAMDELARIKKDGEAGEDEVARAEKDLDKTTGTYVAQIDELVKHKEGELLEV